One genomic region from Drosophila subpulchrella strain 33 F10 #4 breed RU33 chromosome 2R, RU_Dsub_v1.1 Primary Assembly, whole genome shotgun sequence encodes:
- the LOC119551358 gene encoding uncharacterized protein LOC119551358 produces MRKDKFQMSEHELTYRRLLPTSRVVVSVMACISFVSGVTAGYLFMTSLAGVSQAVKIVWTTGSAAYALVSLLLIIGVWKVIRWLVYPYMCMLLMAIAVYTMILQSLFKNLPAAVFTSVAISFIFLGIALHTTKTMEENRRNAAT; encoded by the exons ATGAGGAAGGACAAATTCCAGATGAGCGAACACGAATTGACATATAGAAGACTTCTGCCGACGAGCCGGGTGGTCGTCTCCGTAATGGCCTGTATATCCTTCGTGTCGGGTGTGACTGCCGGCTACCTTTTCATGACCAGCTTGGCGGGAGTTTCTCAGGCGGTGAAGATTGTATGGACCACTGGATCGGCCGCATATGCCTTGGTCTCGCTTCTGCTTATTATAGGAGTTTGGAAG gtgATTAGGTGGCTGGTTTATCCGTACATGTGCATGCTCCTCATGGCCATTGCCGTATACACGATGATCCTGCAGTCGTTATTTAAGAATCTCCCGGCTGCCGTCTTCACATCCGTGGCTATCAGCTTTATATTCCTTGGCATTGCTTTGCACACGACCAAAACTATGGAAGAAAATCGCAGAAATGCAGCCACTTAA